TCTATAAACAATTTCCactatttttcattattaaaaattataacacagtggcataaattatatatatatatacttcatACAAAGTATCTAATAAATCTCTCGTATACAGATGTGTACAAGTAGAGCATCTTAACAGGCATGTTagtaatacatattttatataaatatatacttacacatgtatatacatgcaaaCACGAAATTGAAAACTATATTCGCGTAAAGGAATATCATCATTTTAGCAATATTTTCCTCTATTTTTCCACTTTTGCTATAATTTATTCTAGTTTGCACAATTAGATCATATGTCTATTGATAACACACGAGTAAGCGAAATTATGAAATGTAGCAAATAAGGAaatctttttgttttattaacttttgtaaatatatttaagtcGTATAAGAAGTATTTCAAAGCTTTTTTGAAGACACAAacgttattttttttgcttaaatgtaaaagccatatatatatacatatataaatatatatttatgtattacatgcatatgtaatACTACGTTTTGAACATTCTGTACATGTTGAACATACTGTAAATGttgcatatatttgtacaaatTGAGCACATGGAACATActgtacatattttatatataattttttttttttttttctccacTAAATGCAAAACATGAATTACCTCAAATTATTGAATATTCACGtatgccaaaaaaaaaaaaaaaaaagaaaaaagaaaaaagagaaaaaatattgatataaaaataaaaaaaagaaaaataagaaatattttatttttttttaaaaagaaaaaaaataaaataaaatcgcAAAATGTACTATTCACTTTTAAAAgtacttatttataaaacatttttaagaatttgTTTTGATCTTTCACGAAAGTTAACATCGGAATCACAATTAACAAGTTTGTTATTTTGCAAGCATATTGAAAGGGTTAACAAATTTTCTTATCTCAAGCCtttgaaatataatttgCAAAGGAAAACTGAAAAATACACTAGAATAAATACTATGTACACTTTAGCAGAAAATAATCATAAAAGCTTAATTGATAATCTTAAAAATAGAGGAATAATTGACGATGATGAAGTATATGACACAATGTTACAGGTTTAAcgaatataacatataagttttttttttttaaaataatgaaaaatgtgaaatgtataaaaatacaaaatggaaaaatagtttaaatatgcatatatatatatgtatacatatatgtgtatatatatgtatacatatatgtgtatatgtatatatatatatatatatatatatatatatatatatatatatatatatatatatataacacacacacacagagtgaatatatattataaaattaggaAAATACAGCTGCAAATACTTGTATAAAGCATATAAAgaagtaataaatttttaatgtgCCAAATCATTCATCATACAATACATTATGTGTACACCATATGAAGGAAgatactcatatatataatattgtatatgcacatataagataattataataacgtttttttttttttttttttttttatttattacaaacATCCATACACATGTGTACACAACGAAcacacacatgtatatacgctaaaatatacacttataagatatatgtatatatacatacacgcaTATTCATACGTGcaaatatacatttgtagGTGGACCGAGGgaaatacataaaagaaaatccCTATGTGGACACACCAGTGTATATTAGTCATGGTGTTACCATATCTTCTCCTCACATGCATGCCTTATCATTAAAGCGATTAATGAATGTGCTAAAGCCAGGATCGCGAGCAATTGATGTTGgtaattttatgaacaaaaaaaaaaaaaaaaatacacatatatatatatatatatatatatatatatgtatatatgtgtctGTATCTGTGTCCTTGTCTGTGTGCAGCACATGCGCGAGTTAAGTTTTTGCACATTGACTCAATAATTTATGTGTGCAAATgcaaatgaatttttttcacGTGGACCTTGCGTTATATGTTATACATAAGCACTtcattttgttgtttttataaacttgttaaaaatgtatatttatatatatatatatatatatatatatatgtgtactaatttttttttttttttttttaatgtatttccCTGAAAAGGCTCAGGGTCAGGTTATTTAACGGTATGTATGGCTATAAGAACAAATGTgctggaaaataaaaattcttttgtAATAGGATTAGAGAGAGTAAAAGATGTAGTAAATTTTtctattgaaaatataaaacgtGACAAACCTGAGTTATTACATAtagataattttaaaattattcacaaaaatatttatcaagTAAATGAACAAGAAAAAGAGGAATTGGGTTTATTCGACGCTATTCATGTAGGTGCATCAGCCAGCGAACTTCCAGAGATTTTAATTGATTTATTAGCAGAAAATGGTAAATTGATTATACCCTTAGAAGAGGGATATACACAAgttttatatgaaattaccaaaaagaatggaaaaattattaaagatAGATTATTTGATGTT
This genomic interval from Plasmodium brasilianum strain Bolivian I chromosome 13, whole genome shotgun sequence contains the following:
- a CDS encoding protein-L-isoaspartate(D-aspartate) O-methyltransferase, with translation MYYSLLKVLIYKTFLRICFDLSRKLTSESQLTSLLFCKHIERVNKFSYLKPLKYNLQRKTEKYTRINTMYTLAENNHKSLIDNLKNRGIIDDDEVYDTMLQVDRGKYIKENPYVDTPVYISHGVTISSPHMHALSLKRLMNVLKPGSRAIDVGSGSGYLTVCMAIRTNVLENKNSFVIGLERVKDVVNFSIENIKRDKPELLHIDNFKIIHKNIYQVNEQEKEELGLFDAIHVGASASELPEILIDLLAENGKLIIPLEEGYTQVLYEITKKNGKIIKDRLFDVCFVTLKKN